The genomic window GGCGTGATCTTCGCCTGGTTTCATCCTGAGCGGGGAATGGAGGACCCTTAGCGTCGATCCTGGCCAGCTAGCTTCTCCGCCCGCGATTTCGGCGCAATTCTCCTTGGAGCCGAACCAAGCAGCGCGTCAAGCCTTCGGAAGCCGTTGCCTCTCCTGGTGATCCCGTGCTCGGGATTGTCGCCAGGCATCGGATGAAAGATCCCCCCGGGGCTTTTACCCGTGGCCTGTGGGAAGAGAGAAAGAAGAGCGACCTTGCCCTGCTTGCCGGTGGAGAGCGGGGATGACCCGGTTGGAGCTGGAAAAGCCAAAAGCCGATGAGAAAAGAGATTTTGGCGGCCATCCGGCCCGGGAGCATGGCAAGCATGGGATCCTGTCAGCGATCGATCTTGAGGGCGCGCCCCGGGGGCAGCTTCCTGGGAAGAACCTCTCCGGCATCGACTGGAAAGTGGCGTGCCTCGGGTGCCGCCGGCGAGAAGTACTTTGTTCAGCATGGAAGAGAACAACCAGAGCTCGCCGGGAGCGCCGACCGGCGACAGATGGGGATTGGCGCTGGAGGAATCGAGGACCTACCGGTGGCAGATGGTCCATGGGCCGGTGATGTCGGCCGTCGAGGGCGACGTTGGCCGGGAGTATATCCGGGCGATGGCAAAGGCCAAGGCGGCCTTTGCTGAGGCCGGGAGGGATGCCAGCGGTACGGAGCGGTATCGGTATGGCAGCTTGGCATCCATCTTGGACGCGCTGGCTGAGCCGCTTCGGGCCAACGGCTTCGAGATCACGCAGCCGCCGGTCGTCTTGCCGGGATGGGCAGGGGCGGTGACCGAGGTTGCCCATGAGAGCGGGCAATACCGCGCTGTAACGGTCATGTTGCCGGTAACGGCCGGGAGGAGGATGGAGGGAGGCAAGGAACCGGCGGCTCCCACAGCCCGGGAGTATGGGGCCGCAATCCGCCATGCCCGGCGTTATGGGCTGCTGGGCATCCTTGGGCTTCCGTCCGAGGAGGTAGAGGAGGGGGAGGGCTTCTCGCCAACGCCGGAGGTTTGGGGAGCCGATTGGCAGGATCGCCGCGTGGTGGTGACGGTGCTCAAGTCGGAGATCCAGCAGGGGAGCTCTGGGGGCAAGGCCTGGAGCTGCTTCCGCTTGTTGGTCCGGGAGAAGGCTGGGGAGGAGTACTGGCTGACCACCTTGGAGAGCGAGGTGGCCAACCAGCTGCTTGCGACCCGCACCGCGGTGGTCGAGATCGAGGAGGTGAGGAGCGGTGGCAAGGCCTATCGCAAGCTGAAGCGGGTCATTGGGAGCTCCCTGGGGTCGGCTTCTGCGTGCGATCCGGCCCATGCCGACTTCTGGCCGGGCGATCTGGCCATCCCGGACGAAGAGCCCCCCTTCTAGGGCAAGGGAGCGTGAAGCCTGGAGCCGTCCGTCCGGCGGTCGGAGAGACCGTGCAGGAAACCGGGCGGCTCCCGGCGGCTGGGCGCTATCGGAAGAGGCGGCGAATGGGCAGGCCTTTGCGCTTGGCCGGAAGCTGCGGATCGACCCCTGGGTGCTTCCCTCCCTTTGGATCTTGTGCAGCCATGGGGAAGTGCGCACATTGCTCCAATGGCAATCGAGAATCCTTGCGCGGAGGAGATCCTGAAGGCGCTTGGCGCCAATCCCGAATGGCGGGAGGCGGTTCGCAAGGAGCTCTGCGGCGAGGAAGCGCCCCAATTGAGCCCGGAGGAGGGGGAAGCCTGGCGGCAGCTTCTGGAGACCCATGCGATCCTTGAGAGCGGGATCCAGGAGTGGATGCGGTTTGCGGCCGCAACGGGAAAAAGGGTGGAGTCGATGGCGAGGCGTGTCGAGGAGCTCCGCAAGCCCATGGACCTCATCGACTCCTGGGCTCTGGCCGAGTGGGCTTCGGAGCGGATCGGGAAGATCGTGTGGCAGAGCGGCGTGAAGCTGGTTGCCGGAGGGGAGCGGGATCTTGTCGCGCATCTGATCGAATGGGCGGCGGAAGCGCAGGTCTTGAGCGGGAATGAGCGACGGGATCTTCTCCTGGCCGATTTTTTGGGCCTTGGCATGGAGCGATGGTCGGGGGAGCCCGTCTGCGTGGCTCTCCTCTTCTCCAAGAGCTGGAGCTTTGAGGATATTGAGTGCGCGGCAAGGCACGGGGATCTTTGGCTTAAGGTGGTGATGGCCGCGGAGGCGGCCAGGCCGGGCACGGTGACGAGCTTCCTGGCCCGGCCGCCTTCCAAGCGGCACGCCGTGGTGGCCAGCTTTTCGAGGAATTGCTTGGAAGAAGAAAAGGCCATTCGGCGGCAAGTCTGCTACGAAACGATCGTTCGGGAGATCTGATGGATGAAGAGTGAGGTTAAGGACGAGGAGATTCTGGCCAAGGCGAGGGAGAGCGCCGAGTGGAAGGCTGCCGCCCGGAGGGCGATGGTAGCGGAGAGGAGCGCGAGCCTTCCGGAGGAGAAAGGGGAATTCTGGAAGAAGCTCTTGCAGGTCAATGGCGGCCTTCAAGCCTCGATCGAGGCTGGAGAGTTGTCGCGGGCGGCGTTGGATCGAGCCGAGGGCCTTTTTGAGGACACGGTCGATCGGCTCACGGTCAAGCTGAACCTAATGGCCGGATACAAGCCGATACGCAAGCTGGAGGAGCGGATCGAAATTCTGCTAGGGAGCGCCGGGCTTTTTGCTTATGGGATGGAGCGCCGCGAATTCCGGAAGGTCATTGAGGAGGCGAGCGATGCGGGGGGTCTGAGCCCTGAGGAGGAGGACGATCTCCTTCGTGTCGATTTTTTGGGAGTGGGAACCGATGTTGACACCGAGGAGCGGGTCTGCATCGCAGCGGCTGCGTCCCGAGTCGTGCATCGGCGGGTGATTGCCCGTGCTGCGCGAGGGGCCCGCCTCTGGTTCCAGGCGGTCAGGGCTGCCTTGGCGGTCGACCCGGGGCTCCTGGCCGAGTACCTGCCGGCGCCACCGACCGGCTCTCGCGCCGTCGCTGTCGGCTTTTGGATGCGGATCTCGGATGTGGATGAGGCAGAAAGGCTGGGGGTTCGATTCGGGAGGGTGGGCTGGAAGCCCTGAGCGCACCGCCGCGAGTCGCACTTCGCATTGCCGGTAGCCTTCTTTGGGAGGATATTCGGTCGTGGCTGAGGAAATGGGCTCTTTGGAGGAGATTCTTTCGGCGCTCGAGGAGCGTCCGGAGTTGAGGGAAGCCGTTCGCGCGAAGCTGATGGCTGAGGATGGTCCCCAGCCGTCCGCAAGCCCGGAAGGCTTGCTCGACGGGCTCCGGGAGACCAACGCGATCCTCAAGTCCTTCCTGCAGGAGTCACTCCGCTTTCAGAGCTCGGTGCGGGGCGCGATGCAATCGCTCGACGAAGCGCTCCAGGCGCTCAGCCAGCAGCTCGATCTCATTGTCGGGCAGGGCATGATGAGATGGGGGAGAGAGCGCATCCAGAACCTCGTGCGGCGCTCCGGCGTGCGGCTGGCCTATCCGTTGGAGTGGCAGCTCCTCGAGGAGGTCATCGAGTGCGCCGTGCAAGCGGGAGTGCTGAGCAGAAGCGAGATGGATGACCTCTACGAAGCGGATTTCCTGGGGGTGGGCCAAGAGCTTGCCACGGGCACTCCTCTCTGCGTCGCGGCGGCGATCTCCTGCGTAGTCGATCGGACAGTCATCGAGCGGGCGGCCTCGCATGCGGATCTCTGGCTCAAGGCGGCGAGGGCCGCGATGGAGAGGCGGCCGGAGCTGCTTGCCAAGGTCCTGCCGACCGCGCCGGTCGATCGGCGGGCGTTGGCGGTTGGCCTCTGGATCGGCTCGGTGGACGCTGACCATGCCGACTCCCTTCGCGTCGACTTTGAGAAGGTGATCGAGGATCCTCTGTGGCATTTCTAGCCACCCGGCTGGAAGGGTCGGAAAAGGCAATTGGAGTGGCAGAGGGCTCAAGGGGAGGAAGGCAAGCGATGGCCAAGGATCGATTGGAGCTCAAGGAGGCCCAGGCCCGGCAGATCCTCGCCGAGGATCGATCGAAGCTTCCCGGAAGGGTCGGTGAGGTATGGGCCGCCATCGGCGAGGCGAATGCGGTCCTGCTGGAGTCGGTGGCGCACGGATTGCGATCGCAAGCCTTGCTGCAGGAAGCCAAGTTGCGGATCGACCAGAGGAGGAAAGCCTTTGGTTGGAAGATCGAGCGCATGGCCCGGGCCGACCCCATCGCCTGGGCGAGGGATCACATCCCGAGCATCGTTTGGCGGTCGGGCATCCAGCTCGAGCTTGGGATCACGGGGAGGGTGGTCGAGGATCTGCTGGAAGGCGCGCTTCAATCTGGGGCGCTGGCGGAGGCGGAGCGGCAAGAGCTCCGTTCCGCGGATTTCCTGGGAATCGGCTGCGAGTCGCGGCGGGCGCTCACGACCTGCGTTGCTCTCCGCACCTGCCAGATCGTGGAGCCGGAAGGAGTCCTCCGCGCAAAAAGGAATGCGGAGCTCTGGCTTCAGGCGGTGAAGGCCGCGACGGCGGCGAAGCCCGAGGCATTTTCCCGGCTTCTACCAAAGGCTCCCGAACGATCTGTGGCGATCGTCGCCGGGGCTTGGATGAGCTTCCGGTGCTTCCGCGAGATTGGCCTCTATAGCTGGAGCAATGGGATGCGCTTCCAGAGGGTTCCGTGGCCGGTCTGATGGGCTTCCCGCAAGCTCTCCAGCAGCAAAGAGCCGGCTTTGGAAGTCAGTCGTGGGGAGGAGGGGAAGCGCAAGGATCAGAGGCTTGGCTCATCGGGCACCACCACCGAGAAGCTGGCCTCCTTGCGATCGCCAGGATCCCTCGAGAGCACGCCGAGCTCGAGAAGCTCGCGAATATCGCGCTCGGCCGTCAAGAGCGGGCAGTGGGCGATCTTCGACCATTTCCTGGCCGTTAAATGACCTTTGAAACCCTCCAAGCAGCGGCTGAGCATGAGCTTCTGGCGCTCGTTGAGCGGCGACCGAGCGTGGATCGTCCAGAAGCGGGCCTTCCGCAACGCCTGGCGGTGCATCTCCCGCGCTCCGTCCACGGCGCGGGAAAGGCAGCCCAGGAACCAGGAAGCCCACCCGGTCAGGTCCAATCCGCATCGATCGGCGTTCTCCAGGCTCCCAGAGTATCCCTTCCGCTCCTTCGCGATCTGGCGCGAAAGGCTATGGAAGGTTCTCCCCGAGTCCTCGGAACGCGCCAAGGCCAAGCCTGCGATCGCCCTGCCGATGCGGCCATTGCCATCCTCGAAGGGATGGATCGTGACGAACCAGAGATGGGCAATGGCCGCCTTCAGGACGCCGTCGATCGCCTGCTCGGCGTTGAACCAGGCAAGGAACCTGCCCATTTCCAGCGGCAGGCGGGATGCCGGAGGCGCCTGGAAGTGGATCTTCTCCCTTCCCATTGGGCCAGAGGCAATGACCATCGGCCCTTTGGCGTCGTCGCGCCACGCGGCTGTCCGGATCTTCCCCGAGCGGGAAGAGCCTTCCGGGAAAAGGGCCGCATGCCAGCCGAACAACCGCTCCTCGGTGAGCGGAGCTCGAAAATTCCGCGTTGCGTCCAGGACGATCTCAGCCGCCCCTTCGGCTTGCCGGTGGAAGGCGAAGGGAGCCTCAAGGCCAAGCCGCCGCGCCACGGCGGACCGCACGGCATCCCGGTCGAGCCTTTCGCCTTCGATCTCGCTGTTCCAGAACGCCTCTTCTGTGATCGCCAACGCCTCAGCCTCAGCGGACTGCGGGATTCCGAGCGCGAAGATGGCTTCCCGGAGGCTCCCC from Methylacidimicrobium sp. B4 includes these protein-coding regions:
- a CDS encoding Fic family protein, encoding MHLWEEREWPAFKLDAEAIREQLATVRRKQGSLREAIFALGIPQSAEAEALAITEEAFWNSEIEGERLDRDAVRSAVARRLGLEAPFAFHRQAEGAAEIVLDATRNFRAPLTEERLFGWHAALFPEGSSRSGKIRTAAWRDDAKGPMVIASGPMGREKIHFQAPPASRLPLEMGRFLAWFNAEQAIDGVLKAAIAHLWFVTIHPFEDGNGRIGRAIAGLALARSEDSGRTFHSLSRQIAKERKGYSGSLENADRCGLDLTGWASWFLGCLSRAVDGAREMHRQALRKARFWTIHARSPLNERQKLMLSRCLEGFKGHLTARKWSKIAHCPLLTAERDIRELLELGVLSRDPGDRKEASFSVVVPDEPSL